The genomic stretch TCAGTGGATGCTTTTCAGTTCTGATTTTACATGGCCTCTCTGGCATGTGCCAGAACTGACTGCTCCCGTTTggaatttctttcctcttttggcTTTCCCACATGCACATCTCCCAATTCCCCTGTCCTCAATTGGTTCACACACATCTTTCCCTTCTTGCCTCCTGAAGGTTGATTCCTGGCCCCACCCTCAACACTCTTCTGCATTTTGTCTCATGCAATCCCACACATCCACTGCTGCAACCAGAACCCCCACACCCGGGGCACCCAAGCCTATGACTGCAGCCCCAGCCTCTCTCCTCAACTCCAGACAGCCTGCAGGTGACGTCCACTTGGCTGCCCCCAGAGCACCACAGCCAGCATGTGCAAATCTtgctgctcctcttcctcctttatttCTCAGTTGGGGACCCCTCCATTTGACCACTCAAGTCAGAACCTCAGGGTTCTccttaaaacccttcagtggctCCTCATTTCCTGGAGGATGAAAGCCAAGCTCACTCAGAGCCCTTCCAATCTAGCGTGTGTCTCTCCAGCCCTGGCCACCCCTCTAcccagtgtttttcaaactgcaATCGCTGACCCATTAGTGGGTCATAAATTTGGTTTATCAGCTTTTACatgctttgctcttttttttaaagaatagaatataaaatgtctgAGTGAGTTCATGCAGTTaaggttttgctttttaaacttgCATAGATAGATTAcatagatgattagatagatgacagataagTAGATTTCCTCCCCCCCTTCCACAAAAGGTCCCTTCTCCCCTTTCTATTTGCCTCCCCCCTCTCAGTTCCCGTACTTGCTTCTAACTTCACACCTCTTTCACCAATCTATATGACTTTGCTTACAGGTTTGTCTCCATCTTGCATCTTGTAACCTTCTCAAGAGCAGGCatcatgtcttattcatctttaaccCCCTGACACATGGTACATGTTCATGAAAGTTTGTCAGACACATGCTCGAATGCTGCCTACTAGCTTAAGTGCGTGACCTGTGTTGATTCACTTGGTCCTCCCTGTGAAGCAAATCCTATTGCCCCATTGTGCAGGTGAAGCTCAGAGAAGGTAAGCAACTTGTTCAGGTTCACACCGTTTGTGATAGCTGGAAGTCACAAACAGGTTGTCTGGCCCCACAAGCACACTATGCCATTACCACATGCCTTCATCACAAAGATCTGCTTTGCCAAAGGAGAAATTTGGTGGAGAGATTATAAGCCACCTGAGAGCAAGGACATAGATTCTCACATCTTCTGTGCTACCGCCTGGGCAACAGAGGAGCTGCCTTTATTGGATTTGTCCTCTCTCCACCACCCTTGCTCTTTCCCAGAAGAGACACATACTTGAGGCTAAAGGGGCAGAAACATCCCAACAACTCCACCCTCCCCATGGTGGACCCTCCCTACCACTTACTTTGGGTCCTTTGTAGCTGCTCCTGTGAAGCACAGGCTGTGCGGACGGTCTCCAGGCTGCTCTCCTGCTCCTGGATTTTCACACTTAGGGAGTTGGTATTACTCACATTAACTTTTAGCCTCTGGATCTCGTCCTGTGCCTCCTTCAGTCTCTTTTCTAACATCTGGGTCTGGGAATTAAAGGCAGCACCCTTCATTCATTGTTTTAGGGTCTCTAAAGCTCTCCTAGCATTTTCCAACTCTGCTCTTACTCCTGGGAGCTCAGCTTTTGTCTGCTCCATCCCGCCCTTTGCCATTTGGGTCTGGGCAATAGCAGTTTCTGAATATCTTTTTAACAACTGAATCACTTCATCAGCCCTGTCCAAGGGACCTCTTAATAACTGGATCTCAAAAGTgctgttgggaaacggactttggcccagtggttagggcgtccgtctaccatatgggaggtccgcagttcaaaccccgggcctccttgacccgtgtggagctggccatgcgcagtgccgatgcgcgcaaggagtgccgtgccacacaggggtgccccccgcgtgggggagccccacgtgcaaggagtgcgcccgtgaggaaagccgcccagcgtgaaaagaaagagcagcctgcccaggaatggcgccgcccacacttcccgagccgctgacgacaacagaagcggacaaagaaacaagacgcagcgaatagacaccaagaacagacaaccaggggagggggggaaattaaataaataaataaatctttaaaaaaaaaaaaaagagaaaaaaaaaagtgctgtggTCTACACTGCCTTTTATACAGGGCTGGGTCTGCAAATTGAAAGCACTTGCATTTCCCAGAGCTCCCCAGAGCCTCTGGATCTCGGCATTGGGCCCTTCCAAACTGCTGCTTAAAACCTGGTGCTGGGTCCTTAAAACTTTGACACTCCCCAGATTGCCTTTCAAAAGTTCGGTCTGAACACTGGCATTCTGTAAGCTCCTATTTGCCAAGTGTAAACCTACCTTTAACAGCTGAATTTCAGCATTGGCATCTTCTAGGTCTTGACTTAACATGTGGAGCACAAAGCTGGTGTTTTCTGAACTGCTTTGTAAGAAATCTTGGGTCTGGGAATTCAATGTGTTTGCCTTTTCCAGAGCTCTCCTTAGGCCCTGGATCTCAGCAACAGCCCCCTCCAAGGAATTCCTTAACATCTGGGTCTGGATATGGCAGGTGCCAGCATCCTCTAGAACTCCTTTGACCATCCGGATGTCAGCACTGGTGTTTTCCAGGTGGCCGCTGAGCATCTGGATCTGAGAACAGACATTGTCTACCTTGTACTTCAGCATCTGCATCTCCACAGCCCAGGTGCTAGAATGTTCTTTAAATAGCTGGAGAGCTTCCTTATCTCGGCCACCACGCCAAAATGGTCGGAACCTGCAGTGGAGGAAATGGAGAGGTCAGGCAAAGAGGCCCATTTCATGG from Dasypus novemcinctus isolate mDasNov1 chromosome 17, mDasNov1.1.hap2, whole genome shotgun sequence encodes the following:
- the LOC101444395 gene encoding C-type lectin domain family 4 member F-like, giving the protein MAAMPHRRFRPFWRGGRDKEALQLFKEHSSTWAVEMQMLKYKVDNVCSQIQMLSGHLENTSADIRMVKGVLEDAGTCHIQTQMLRNSLEGAVAEIQGLRRALEKANTLNSQTQDFLQSSSENTSFVLHMLSQDLEDANAEIQLLKTQMLEKRLKEAQDEIQRLKVNVSNTNSLSVKIQEQESSLETVRTACASQEQLQRTQTQYVQFLQDCCKFYCRSLHYFFDDKKCSEEAEQFCASQGAHLASVSSEEEQVFEQGAAGQLDNGNGHTEDCVHPQQMWSDV